In Terriglobales bacterium, the genomic window TGGTGACCGCGAGCCACGCCACTTGGGCACTGCGGGCAACCACAAACATCGACCAGCCGCAGAGAAATCCGACCATAGGACCGTACGCTTCGCGCAGAAAAACATACTGTCCGCCGGTAGAGGGCAGAGCCGTTCCCAATTCGGCACAGGCCAGCGCTCCGAAAAAAGAGATGATCCCACCAAAAATCCAAACTGAGAGAATTGCCGGAATGGATCTCAGTTCGCGCGCAACAAGGTTGGGAACCAGGAAAATGCCTGCACCGATCACCACTCCAATGACAATCGAGAGAGAATCTATTAGCCCCAGTCTGCGTGGAAGATCGTCTGGCGAAGAGACGGAAGCAGTCATTATGAGTGCTGGCACTATACACCGGCTCAAGCAGAATGCATCCAAATCAAAGCGGTAGAGGTTGGGTGCAAATTTTCCGGCAGAGAGCGATAAGCTTCAGTTAGAGTGTTTCTCACCAAGATGACGAAAGCTGCCATGGTCGATGTCGTAGGTGTGGGACTCAACGCCACCGACATGTTGATTCCCCTGCCCGAATATCCTGCTCCGGGATCGAAGATCGAATTTCGAAATGCGAGCTTTCTACCGGGAGGCCAAGTCGCGAGCGCGGTGATGGCATGCCAAAGCTGGGGATTGCGCACGCGATACGTCGGGAAGTTGGGAGAGGATGATGCGGCCCGACTGCATCGCTCTGAGTTCGCGCGCGCCGGAGTTGACGCCCAGGTCATCGCTGTACCTGGGTGTCCGAGCCAGCAGGCTGTCATTCTGGTCGACCGCCACGGCGAGCGCACCGTACTCTGGCGACGCGACCCGCAACTTAGTCTTCGTCCTGACGAACTCGATCGCGAGTGGATCGTAAATGCTCGCGCTCTTCACGTAGATGGTTACGACACGGCAGCAGCCACGCTTGCAGCAACCTGGGCACGCGCATCCGGCATTCCTGTCGTTGCTGACCTTGATGATGTCTACGCTGGAGTCCAAGGCCTGCTGGAGAACATCGATTACGCCATCGTGAGCAAAAATGTGCCCGCGCGCCTAGTCGGTGAAGATGATCTTGAAAAAGCGTTGCCGCTCATGCAGCGTCGTTTCGATTGCGTCCTCACCGCCGCCACTCTCGGCGAAGACGGCGTGCTCGCCTGGGATGGCAAACAATTCCACTACGCCCCGGCATTTCAAGTAGACGCGGTTGATACCACCGGCGCGGGTGACACATTCCACGCCGGCTTCATCTATGGTCTGCTGCAGGGCTGGAAGCTACCGCGCATTCTCGATTTTGCTTGCGCCGCCGCCGCGCTGAATTGCATGGGCGTTGGCGCGCGAGGCGGAATCAAGCCGGTGAAGGAAATTGAGAAATTGATGACAAGCGGGCTTCGCTACTCGCCGCTTCTCGGTGTAGCAAATCTGGGATAAACCGATCGCGCGAACACGAGCTTACGCCGAGTTCTGCCGACTGAAGCGGATGACGATTGGTTCTGCGATCCGTCTAATAGGTATCCGAAGGGAACCCTGAAGGGTGCGGCCGGTCATGGGGGAAGCGTTGACGATGCGCGACAACGTCTTCTGCATGATCCGGCCGCTTCTGCGTTGAGCGAGACTGGATTAGTGCACCGGCCTCGCTTCCAGTGTGAGTACTTCGAATGGCTTGAGCTCAATTTTTTCTTTGCGGCCTGCCACAAACTGCTTCGCATTTCCCGATGTCCAAACATCGCTCACGCGATAGGAACGAGCTGCCCCCGAGGGCAACTCGAAAGCGCGACTTACATCCAGCAGAAACTCCTGCGTGTGATCGCTTGGATTTCGCAAAGTGACAATTCCCTTCTCGGGCCACCAGGCCGCCCACCCATAGACTTCGAGTTTGCGCGGATCACCGCCGATCCAGTGCGTATCGCGTAGGACCTCGGCGTTGTGTCGCGACCACTTCGCGGCAGCCGCAAGCACATCCCAGCTCTGTGAACTTAGCAGCGACGGAGTGATATACATTTCCTGCAGCTGGGTGCCAGTTCCGAAATAGGAATGGACTTCATCAGCGAAGTCATTACCCGGATCGGAACTGAGGTCTTTGGCATGCTGCGCATAGATTAGGCCGTGCAGCATGAGCGAGCTGAGGGGAAAAAGCGGCCCAGCTTGGACCACGTGTTCGTACGTAGCGCCGTCGCGATATGTTATCCAGCGCTGTCGCGCAGTTCCGACTCCGGCAAAGTCGTGGTCTTCTCCACCGCGCCAGATGGAATCCGCATAGCGCAACCAGAACGGCGATGGATATGTGCCCGTGGTCAGATTCACGTACAGATCAGGCTTGTGCGATCGCAGCTCGGAGATCAAGGAGATCGCCGCATCAAAATCGCTATCGAAGCTGCTGCCGGGGATCACACGATCGGCGTTTCCGGTTCCATCGAACTTGAACTGATTCACACCATAATGCTCGATGACGTCGAGGCAGACTTTGCGGAAGTATTCGAAATAGTGGGGACTAGAGAGAGCGAGTCCGCCTTGATAAGTTTCATATCCGGAATGGTGTGCCGATTCGAGCCGTTGCTGCTTCGGCTGCCCATAGCCTCCCCACGGCGACAGCCACATTCCGGGAGCTGCGGCGTAGTCGGCCGCAGTTGCCGTTATGCGCTGCAGCGCATCTGGGAAACCTGGATTGAAATGCCATAAGTGCGTGGGATCGTCCCAACCATCATCGAGAAGAAAAGAATCGAGCTTCACGCCACGTTTCTTCGTCAACTCGCTGCCGAACGCGCTGATTCGATCCAGAACGCCGGCTTCGTCGTATCGTCCGAAATATCCGAGATCGTACCAGGTGTTGTAGTGCAGAAATGTGCGGTAAGGATGCGCCCGCTCGCGTTCGACATAGTTCAGAAAATCACGGCGAAGCTGTCCTGGACGCGTAACGCCGATAACAGCAGAGTACGTTGCAGATTGTCCAGCGCGAATCGGCAACTCTCGCTTCAAGCTGCAGGTAAGCGCGGTCTGTTCAACCTCACACGAGGAAAGCGGATGCTCGAATGCCAGAAAGTCATTTCCTTTAACTGCTGGAGAGCCCTTTACTGTACCTACGACATGAGCGTTGGCTGAGTTCGAGCCGATGAGACGGATCTCTGCCACTGGCACGTCCTGTCCGTTGGCACGAATCGTGACTTCAGTTCGCAAGTAGTTTGAGCCATCTCTGAGAATTGCGCGCCAGGTGACGTGAAGATGTCCGGCGCTGTCTTCCAACTCTGCCGCAATCTCGCGTCCGGCGGATCGCTGCGCCAAGTTCGATGATCCAGAATCCGCAGACAGCGCCCGAATCTGCGGAGCGCTAAGAACCTTCATCTTCGACGAGCGAACCGCATCGCCATCATGGAGCCTCAGCACGAAGAGATCATCATCGAGGGAGATCGGCCGATGTGCAACGCGATCCTCAATTGCAGCGAGACGAAGTCCGCCATCACCGACGCTCCACTTCGCAGCGATCACATTGTTGTGAAGCTCCACAACCGACGTCGTGCCGGCTGCCCTCGGCCGGGTGTTCGTAACCTCTGTGCTGCCGGCTCGAATGACCGCGCCCGCTGCTGGGCCTGGTGTGAGCACACTCGCGGACTGTCCGAAGCAGATGCAGGCAGCGATAAGGAAAAAAAGCGCGAAGAAGGTTCTCAGAGCATATCTCCCGGTTGTTCAGTTCATCGGATTGTATTACGCTCGGGCGGCAGCTCTTAACACTCACTCTTCCTCATGGCCTTCACTCCGCTCGACTGGACGATTGTCGCCGTTTATCTCCTGCTCTCGGTTTCCATCGGTCTGATCGGCAAACGCCTTATCGGCAGCAGCGTCTCGCATTACCTGGTCGCGGGACGTGAGCTTGGAGTGTTCGTCGGCATCGCGACTTTAGCCGCCACCGAGATCGGCACGATCACATACATGTACAACGCTGAACTCGGCTACAGGTACGGCTTCGCGGCATTTGCCGCGGCACTGATCTCAGGTGTGGTGATGATCATCGTCGGCCGAACGGGTTTCGTGATCAGCCGTTTTCGCGAAATGCGTCTGATGACGGTCCCGGAGTTCTTCGAGCGCAAGTACAGTCGCGGATTGCGCGTGCTAACCGGTGTTCTGGTTGCACTCGGCGGCATTCTCAATATGGGAGTGTTCCTGAAGATCGAGGGAGAGTTTCTCACCATCGTCAGCGGCATCGGCGCGCAGTATCTCGTGGGAGCGATGACCGTCATTCTTTTGCTTGAGCTCCTCTACACGGTTGTAGGCGGAATGGTCGCCGTCGTCATTACCGATTTCCTGCAATACGTTCTGCTCTCAGTCGCGACGATCCTAATCACTGGGTATTCGATTCACCACGCCGGATGGACTCATATCCTCGACAAAGTAACCCACACCATGGGAGCCGCCGGATTCGACCCGCTGCTGACGCCAAAGTTCGGCCTCACATTCCTGATTTGGCAAACGCTGCTCTGGTTCTCCATTCACACCTGCTGGCAAACAACGGCCATGCGCATGTTCTCGACCCGCAGTCCCGAGATATCCAAACGCGTGATGACATGGACAGGCTTCATCTTTCTGGGACGTGGAATGCTGCCTATGCTTTGGGGAATCGCAGCTCTTACGCTGTTTGGGACGGGAGCCCTGAGCTCCGGAGTGCCGGCTCCGGTGATCGGCAACCATACACTCGCGCCCATCGATGCGATGCCTGCAATGCTTGCACAAATTCTCAAACCGGGAATCAAAGGGATCGTAGTAGCAGGGATGCTCGCGGCAACCATGTCCGTCAACAGCTCCTACCTGCTCGGCTGGAGCGCAGTCATCTCGCAAGACGTCATCCTGCCGATGCGGCAAATTCTCGGTCGCACGCCGCTCAGTTCGCGATCACAGATTCTGGTCAATCGAATTGCAAACCTCTTCGTCAGCCTCTTTCTGATGTTCTGGGGACTCTACTACACGCCTCCCGGCGCGGTTTATCTCTATCTCAACATCACTGGAACGATCTTCCTCGCCGGCGCATTCGTGTGCGTCATCGGCGGACTCTACTGGAAACGAGCCAGCATCACCGGCGGATACCTGGCAATGCTGATGGGAGCCCTAGGCGCAATCGTTCCCTTCTTCTTCCTGCACTGGAACGAAAATATCACCGGCTTCATGGCATTTGGACTGGCCGCCGCCGGATTGTTCATTGGATCACTAGTGAAAGCCCAACCCAGCGCGAACCTGCGGTTTGCCAACGCGGCGACGGAGGAGCAATGACAGCCTGGAAAATCTTCTGGACGGTCTGGCTCGCAATCTCCGGTGCATCGTTCGCGCTGATAACGGTGATCGTCACCGTTCGCGGATTACGCGATTTGAAGGCAATGTTCCGCTCACTTGAGCATCAATCGAAGGACCAATAAATTGCGGGTTCCGGATCGGGAAACATCCAAAGCAGTCATTCTGGCGCGCGGAGTAGGCAAACGAATGCGCGCTGCCCTTGCGGATGCCTCGCTCACTCCGGAGCAGGAGCAAATTGCTGATCGCGGCATCAAGGCAATGATCCCCATCGGTCGGCCATTTCTCGATTACTCCATCAGCGCTTTGGCTGATGCAGGATTGCGCGAAATATGTCTCGTGATAGGCCCTGAGCACGATGTGATTCGGAGTTACTACGAATCGCTGAAAACCAGACTCGTACGAATCTCATTCGCCATTCAGCCACAGCCGCTCGGCACTGCAGATGCGCTGCGAGCGGCACAGGAGTTCACTGCATCAGACTGCTTTCTGGTCATCAATTCTGACAATTACTATCCCGTCGAAGCTCTGCGTAAACTGCGCGACCTCCGTGGATCGGGTACGGTCGGCTTCGATCGCAACGCACTGCTCCGTAATGGAGTCATTGCCGAAGTTCAACTGAACGCCTACGCGACTCTTGAACTCCATCCTGCAGGCTACCTGCGGCGCATAAACGAAAAGCCTGTGGCGATCCAAGCCGACGCACTCATCAGCATGAACTGCTGGTCGTTCACACCAACTGTTTACCGCGCCTGCGAAGCCATCCATCCTTCTGCACGCGGTGAGTATGAGATACCCTCTGCCGTCCAATACGCGATCGAGAACCTAGGCGAACGATTTCGAGTGATCCCGTTTTCTGGCGAAGTCCTCGACCTCTCCACAAGAGCCGATATCGCCAGCGTAGTTCGCGCGCTCGATGGCCGCGCGGTAGAGCTATGAATCGATACGCGGAAGCGCTGCAGCAATCCGGAATGAGCGCAGCCGAAGCAGAAGCCAAATGCCGGCTCTTCGATCAGCTTCAGCGCCTCGCCCATGAACTGGGCATCGGCACAGTCCAGCATGCCTTTTTTGTTCCGGGACGGATCGAAGTACTCGGCAAGCATACCGACTACGCAGGCGGACGAAGCCTGCTTTGCTGCGTTGAACGCGGCTTCTGTGTCGTTGCATCTCCTCGTCGTGACCGCATACTGCGCTTCGTGGATGCGAC contains:
- a CDS encoding enterotoxin; the encoded protein is MLTPGPAAGAVIRAGSTEVTNTRPRAAGTTSVVELHNNVIAAKWSVGDGGLRLAAIEDRVAHRPISLDDDLFVLRLHDGDAVRSSKMKVLSAPQIRALSADSGSSNLAQRSAGREIAAELEDSAGHLHVTWRAILRDGSNYLRTEVTIRANGQDVPVAEIRLIGSNSANAHVVGTVKGSPAVKGNDFLAFEHPLSSCEVEQTALTCSLKRELPIRAGQSATYSAVIGVTRPGQLRRDFLNYVERERAHPYRTFLHYNTWYDLGYFGRYDEAGVLDRISAFGSELTKKRGVKLDSFLLDDGWDDPTHLWHFNPGFPDALQRITATAADYAAAPGMWLSPWGGYGQPKQQRLESAHHSGYETYQGGLALSSPHYFEYFRKVCLDVIEHYGVNQFKFDGTGNADRVIPGSSFDSDFDAAISLISELRSHKPDLYVNLTTGTYPSPFWLRYADSIWRGGEDHDFAGVGTARQRWITYRDGATYEHVVQAGPLFPLSSLMLHGLIYAQHAKDLSSDPGNDFADEVHSYFGTGTQLQEMYITPSLLSSQSWDVLAAAAKWSRHNAEVLRDTHWIGGDPRKLEVYGWAAWWPEKGIVTLRNPSDHTQEFLLDVSRAFELPSGAARSYRVSDVWTSGNAKQFVAGRKEKIELKPFEVLTLEARPVH
- a CDS encoding carbohydrate kinase family protein, translated to MFLTKMTKAAMVDVVGVGLNATDMLIPLPEYPAPGSKIEFRNASFLPGGQVASAVMACQSWGLRTRYVGKLGEDDAARLHRSEFARAGVDAQVIAVPGCPSQQAVILVDRHGERTVLWRRDPQLSLRPDELDREWIVNARALHVDGYDTAAATLAATWARASGIPVVADLDDVYAGVQGLLENIDYAIVSKNVPARLVGEDDLEKALPLMQRRFDCVLTAATLGEDGVLAWDGKQFHYAPAFQVDAVDTTGAGDTFHAGFIYGLLQGWKLPRILDFACAAAALNCMGVGARGGIKPVKEIEKLMTSGLRYSPLLGVANLG
- a CDS encoding sodium:solute symporter family protein; the encoded protein is MAFTPLDWTIVAVYLLLSVSIGLIGKRLIGSSVSHYLVAGRELGVFVGIATLAATEIGTITYMYNAELGYRYGFAAFAAALISGVVMIIVGRTGFVISRFREMRLMTVPEFFERKYSRGLRVLTGVLVALGGILNMGVFLKIEGEFLTIVSGIGAQYLVGAMTVILLLELLYTVVGGMVAVVITDFLQYVLLSVATILITGYSIHHAGWTHILDKVTHTMGAAGFDPLLTPKFGLTFLIWQTLLWFSIHTCWQTTAMRMFSTRSPEISKRVMTWTGFIFLGRGMLPMLWGIAALTLFGTGALSSGVPAPVIGNHTLAPIDAMPAMLAQILKPGIKGIVVAGMLAATMSVNSSYLLGWSAVISQDVILPMRQILGRTPLSSRSQILVNRIANLFVSLFLMFWGLYYTPPGAVYLYLNITGTIFLAGAFVCVIGGLYWKRASITGGYLAMLMGALGAIVPFFFLHWNENITGFMAFGLAAAGLFIGSLVKAQPSANLRFANAATEEQ
- a CDS encoding nucleotidyltransferase family protein, coding for MRVPDRETSKAVILARGVGKRMRAALADASLTPEQEQIADRGIKAMIPIGRPFLDYSISALADAGLREICLVIGPEHDVIRSYYESLKTRLVRISFAIQPQPLGTADALRAAQEFTASDCFLVINSDNYYPVEALRKLRDLRGSGTVGFDRNALLRNGVIAEVQLNAYATLELHPAGYLRRINEKPVAIQADALISMNCWSFTPTVYRACEAIHPSARGEYEIPSAVQYAIENLGERFRVIPFSGEVLDLSTRADIASVVRALDGRAVEL